Proteins co-encoded in one Drosophila nasuta strain 15112-1781.00 unplaced genomic scaffold, ASM2355853v1 ctg27_pilon, whole genome shotgun sequence genomic window:
- the LOC132797842 gene encoding uncharacterized protein LOC132797842 yields the protein MVMQERIKPFNVESDVFVQDPFELSRNVGQSISKTNLFYLNQCLAAANEACNDAKLKSTPPKFYDYLLFGLAEQLVEEHRLEHVHPAKQRQQMPKKEVKTADAVVVEAKVDVASTTVAAKADESSSSSDDKKPTVADNSSMSLVHVT from the coding sequence ATGGTTATGCAAGAGCGCATCAAACCGTTTAATGTTGAAAGTGACGTTTTCGTGCAGGATCCATTTGAGCTATCGCGCAATGTGGGTCAATCCATATCAAAAACGAATCTATTCTATCTCAATCAGTGCTTGGCAGCGGCAAACGAGGCATGCAACGATGCCAAATTAAAGTCAACGCCGCCCAAATTTTATGACTACTTGCTATTTGGGCTTGCCGAGCAACTGGTGGAGGAACATCGCTTGGAACACGTACACCCAGCTAAGCAACGCCAACAGATGCCAAAGAAAGAAGTGAAGACTGCCGATGCAGTTGTAGTTGAAGCTAAGGTTGATGTTGCCTCTACAACTGTAGCTGCCAAAGCGGATGAATCATCATCGTCCAGTGATGACAAAAAGCCAACGGTTGCGGACAATAGTTCGATGTCATTGGTGCATGTAACTTAA